Proteins encoded by one window of Torulaspora delbrueckii CBS 1146 chromosome 2, complete genome:
- the ABD1 gene encoding mRNA (guanine-N7)-methyltransferase (similar to Saccharomyces cerevisiae ABD1 (YBR236C); ancestral locus Anc_6.147) — MVAKPEKPIWMSQEDYDRQYGSFNEHVDAVEAKVTPPKPATEPVNNLQTDPGASNDETEVAKPVFKIQKRRHARFDHEERQKQLRAQKIREEQLKKHEIELAANRTINVDQIVRQHYNERTFIANRSRRNLSPIIKLRNFNNAIKYMLIDKYAKGGDVVLELGCGKGGDLRKYGAANISQFIGVDISNASIQEAHKRYQSMKNLSFQVILITGDCFGESLGVAVEPFPDCKFPCDLVSVQFCLHYAFETEEKARRALLNVSKSLKVGGHFFGTLPDSEFIRYKLNKFDKTVEKPSWGNSIYKVTFENNEYAKNDHEFPSPFGQMYTYWLEDAIDNVPEYVVPFETLRSLADEYGLELEMQMPFNKFFVQEIPHWIERFSPRMREGLQRSDGKYGVEGDEKEAASYFYTVFAFRKVRDYIE, encoded by the coding sequence ATGGTTGCCAAGCCAGAGAAGCCAATATGGATGtctcaagaagattatGACCGTCAATATGGTAGCTTCAATGAACACGTTGATGCGGTAGAAGCTAAGGTTACACCTCCAAAACCTGCGACAGAGCCAGTAAATAATCTGCAAACAGATCCAGGAGCTTCTAATGACGAAACCGAGGTGGCAAAGCCAGTTTTTAAGATACAAAAACGTAGACATGCCAGATTTGATCATGAAGAGAGACAGAAACAACTACGAGCTCAGAAAATACGTGAAGAGCAATTAAAGAAACATGAGATTGAATTAGCTGCCAATCGAACTATCAATGTGGATCAGATCGTGAGACAACATTATAACGAGAGAACATTCATTGCCAATAGGTCCAGAAGAAACCTTTCGCCCATCATCAAGCTGCGTAACTTCAATAACGCCATTAAGTATATGCTGATCGATAAGTATGCTAAGGGCGGCGATGTTGTCTTGGAGCTGGGATGCGGCAAAGGTGGAGACCTAAGGAAATATGGGGCAGCAAACATCTCTCAATTCATCGGAGTCGATATATCGAATGcatcaattcaagaagcaCACAAGCGGTACCAATCCATGAAAAATCTATCATTCCAAGTCATTTTAATAACAGGTGACTGCTTTGGTGAGTCACTTGGAGTTGCAGTCGAGCCATTTCCTGATTGCAAATTTCCTTGTGACCTGGTCTCTGTGCAGTTCTGTTTGCACTACGCTTTTGAAACAGAGGAAAAGGCCAGAAGAGCATTACTTAATGTCAgcaaatctttgaaggtaGGAGGCCATTTCTTTGGTACTCTTCCTGACTCTGAGTTCATACGTTACAAATTAAACAAATTCGATAAGACCGTCGAAAAGCCATCGTGGGGAAATTCGATTTACAAAGTGACATTCGAAAACAATGAATACGCGAAGAATGATCATGAGTTTCCATCTCCTTTTGGCCAAATGTATACTTATTGGTTGGAAGACGCAATCGACAATGTTCCGGAGTACGTCGTGCCTTTTGAAACCCTGAGAAGTTTAGCCGATGAATATGgacttgaacttgaaatgcAAATGcctttcaacaaattcttcGTCCAAGAGATCCCTCATTGGATAGAAAGATTTTCTCCTCGAATGAGAGAAGGTTTACAGAGATCTGATGGGAAATACGGTGTCGAGGGCGACGAGAAAGAGGCTGCGTCATATTTTTACACAGTCTTCGCATTTCGTAAGGTCAGAGATTACATTGAGTAG
- the VHC1 gene encoding Vhc1p (similar to Saccharomyces cerevisiae YBR235W; ancestral locus Anc_6.146), translated as MTTRFYDIPGSHKPSSDGSHDERSSLLAGRRASMTYFNYQEEPQLRKISSKLDPNNPNKHKLGTYDGVFVPTSLNVLSILMFLRFGFILGQLGFICTVGLLILSYMINLLTTLSISAISTNGTVRGGGAYYMISRSLGPEFGGSIGIVFFLGQVFNSGMNAIGLVEPLLYNFGKSHNTDFTAAFFGLLPMGHWHQFVYATIILLICISVALVGSQMVSKAGNVLFFVLAFSTLSIPVSALIKRPFSEGNIVYTGISWQTFRDNLFPRLTKGAAGSLLKKRETFNDLFGIFFPATAGIFAGAGMSSELRKPSRSIPKGTLWGLLFTFLCYAMVVLSVSLATPRQTLYRDVQVIQSVSAVQVVILLGELATSVFSIIVGMVGAAYVLEAIAKDSILPGLSIFHKRPMISLLFTWFLTQMCLFSDVNKIATFITMTFLMTFTVMNLACFFLVISSAPNFRPSFKYFDRYTAITGAFISTVAMFVVDGVSASMVILAMVILFLMIHYYSPPKPWGDVSQNLIYHQVRKYLLRLKQDNIKYWRPQILLLVDNPRTSWNLIRFCNNLKKGGLYILGHVTVSPNFQEQFDELKKQQRAWMKIRDLAKIKAFVQIGTGPNLAWGIRNVFLGSGLGGMRPNITVLGFFDLQHYYQRVSNNTYDNSNEISNENSELSAVTQFGKPLPTDDCKNEDKVKIQQWVQIVEDLSLMQSNIAIAHDFKKLELPDKSDRLHVKKYIDLYPIQMCAQMKAQHDKPSITTTNFDTYTLILQLGAILVTVPQWKHTHALRVILFVESELDRSEENRRMRELLNVLRIEAEVIVVSLDQFRVYNTIVKGDPIKFDYVNSKMGDDPWWRDLQDARDTMKPKRRFSMANAVAVKPNNVRANRYKMSKLQTMGVSLTMSSSMPHAASIASFDSDEETDVASIRDSSSSIPSTAQRLKYEGTRRRNLANKNPSVLRKNYEENNNVQSSGPVFSSNKLPSTKVLEDESGDKPTLIPVLEQGHSTENHGKSQRNLILPELSPCCSKESLVKAMENIGFNDLPGKAQHLILNDVMTQLSGHSDLIFSTLPVPALGTHKDPDASLLYVEDLHIWLDDLPPTMLINSQTMTVTTAL; from the coding sequence ATGACTACGAGGTTCTATGACATACCGGGATCTCATAAGCCTTCCTCCGATGGATCACACGATGAACGCTCCAGTTTGTTGGCCGGTAGGAGAGCTAGTATGACTTATTTTAACTATCAAGAGGAACCGCAACTTCGCAAAATCTCTTCGAAACTTGATCCAAATAATCCGAATAAGCACAAGTTGGGTACTTATGATGGTGTATTTGTTCCGACATCACTTAACGTGCTGTCGATCCTGATGTTTCTTAGGTTTGGCTTCATCCTGGGCCAATTAGGGTTTATCTGTACAGTGGGTTTGCTAATACTGAGTTACATGATCAATTTGCTTACAACGTTAAGTATTTCAGCTATATCGACCAACGGTACAGTGAGAGGTGGAGGGGCTTATTACATGATCTCTAGAAGCTTGGGACCAGAGTTTGGTGGATCCATTGGTATAGTGTTCTTCCTTGGTCAGGTGTTCAACAGTGGTATGAATGCTATTGGGCTTGTGGAGCCACTGCTGTACAATTTCGGGAAATCTCATAATACTGATTTTACTGCTGCTTTCTTTGGATTACTACCGATGGGTCATTGGCATCAGTTTGTTTATGCTACAATAATATTGCTGATTTGTATCAGTGTTGCGCTTGTCGGTTCACAAATGGTCTCAAAAGCTGGCAACGTGTTGTTCTTTGTACTTGCATTCTCTACGTTATCGATCCCTGTGTCAGCGCTAATCAAAAGACCTTTCAGTGAAGGCAATATCGTTTATACGGGTATCTCATGGCAGACATTTCGTGATAACTTGTTCCCTCGTCTGACAAAGGGAGCTGCCGGAAGTCTTCTAAAGAAACGGGAGACGTTTAATGATCTATTTGGGATTTTCTTCCCAGCAACAGCAGGTATTTTTGCTGGTGCGGGCATGTCGAGCGAATTGAGGAAACCTTCAAGATCTATTCCAAAGGGTACGCTATGGGGGTTACTCTTCACTTTTCTGTGCTACGCAATGGTTGTGCTTTCCGTGAGTCTCGCCACTCCACGTCAGACTCTTTACCGTGATGTGCAGGTGATTCAGTCTGTGAGCGCTGTACAAGTTGTGATTTTACTTGGTGAGTTGGCTACATCTGTATTCTCTATCATTGTTGGTATGGTTGGAGCCGCTTATGTTCTTGAAGCAATTGCGAAGGATAGCATCTTGCCCGGGTTGTCGATTTTTCACAAGAGACCAATGATTTCCCTCTTATTTACTTGGTTCCTCACTCAAATGTGCCTGTTTTCCGATGTCAACAAGATTGCTACTTTCATAACCATGACTTTCCTTATGACTTTCACTGTGATGAACTTGGCATGCTTCTTTCTGGTGATCTCATCGGCTCCAAACTTCAGAccatctttcaaatacttcGATCGCTACACAGCAATAACAGGTGCTTTCATCTCTACAGTTGCGATGTTTGTGGTCGATGGTGTATCTGCATCAATGGTGATTCTAGCAATGGTTATCCTTTTTTTAATGATTCATTACTACTCTCCACCAAAGCCTTGGGGTGACGTTTCACAGAATTTAATATACCATCAAGTGAGAAAATACCTTTTAAGACTCAAACAGGATAATATCAAGTATTGGAGGCCACAAATCCTTTTACTGGTCGACAACCCACGGACTAGCTGGAACTTGATCCGTTTTTGcaataatttgaaaaagggAGGCTTGTACATCCTTGGTCATGTCACTGTCAGTCCCAATTTCCAGGAACAATTCGATGAATTAAAGAAGCAGCAAAGAGCTTGGATGAAGATTAGAGATTTGGCTAAGATCAAGGCGTTTGTGCAAATCGGTACTGGACCAAATTTGGCATGGGGAATTCGAAACGTGTTTTTAGGATCTGGTCTTGGTGGTATGAGGCCAAATATTACTGTATTGGGATTCTTTGACTTACAGCACTACTATCAAAGGGTTTCCAACAATACTTACGATAATTCGAATGAAATATCAAATGAAAATTCAGAACTATCAGCTGTTACACAGTTCGGCAAGCCACTACCGACGGATGATTGCAAAAATGAGGATAAAGTTAAGATTCAACAATGGGTTCAGATTGTCGAAGATCTCTCATTAATGCAATCGAACATCGCAATTGCACATGACTTTAAAAAGCTTGAACTTCCAGATAAATCTGACAGATTGCATGTAAAGAAATACATCGATCTTTATCCAATTCAGATGTGCGCACAGATGAAGGCTCAGCATGATAAGCCATCGATAACCACAACTAATTTCGACACCTATACGTTGATCTTGCAACTTGGTGCCATTCTGGTGACAGTGCCGCAGTGGAAACATACTCATGCTTTGCGAGTAATTCTATTTGTCGAGAGTGAATTGGATAGATCTGAAGAGAACAGAAGGATGCGTGAGTTGTTAAATGTTCTGAGAATTGAAGCTGAAGTGATAGTTGTTTCCTTAGATCAGTTCAGAGTTTACAACACAATTGTCAAGGGTGATCccatcaaatttgattaCGTTAACTCCAAGATGGGCGATGACCCATGGTGGAGAGATCTACAGGATGCTAGAGATACTATGAAGCCTAAACGTCgattttcaatggcaaaCGCTGTCGCGGTCAAGCCTAATAATGTAAGGGCAAACAGGTATAAAATGTCGAAACTGCAAACAATGGGTGTGTCTCTAACTATGAGTTCTTCTATGCCACATGCAGCGTCGATTGCTAGCTTTGattctgatgaagaaacagacGTAGCTTCGATCCGtgattcttcctcatccatCCCCTCAACCGCGCAAAGACTCAAATATGAAGGCactagaagaagaaacctaGCTAATAAAAATCCCTCTGTTCTGCGAAAGAATTATGAAGAGAACAATAATGTCCAATCTTCTGGTCCAGTTTTCTCTAGCAATAAGTTACCGAGCACAAAGGTTctcgaagatgaaagtggtGATAAACCAACGCTAATACCAGTACTTGAGCAAGGTCATTCGACTGAAAACCATGGCAAATCGCAAAGAAACTTGATTCTACCTGAGTTGTCTCCCTGTTGCTCAAAAGAGAGCCTGGTAAAAGCCATGGAAAACATCGGCTTCAATGACTTACCGGGGAAAGCTCAGCATCTGATCTTAAATGACGTTATGACACAACTTTCAGGTCATTCTGACTTGATATTCTCGACACTGCCAGTCCCAGCTCTGGGTACTCATAAAGACCCAGATGCAAGTCTACTGTATGTGGAAGATCTTCATATTTGGTTGGACGATTTGCCTCCAACCATGCTGATCAATTCACAAACTATGACTGTGACTACAGCTTTATGA
- the SED1 gene encoding Sed1p (similar to Saccharomyces cerevisiae SED1 (YDR077W) and SPI1 (YER150W); ancestral locus Anc_8.201), which translates to MLLNQIFAAGMMSAVALGAQFLNSTSASTSTAVVTETTVVSEFTTYCPYPTTIVTNNATYTVTEATTLTITDCPCTLTTTKPATKFTTETTVVSEFTTYCPYPTTIVTNGQSYTVTEPTTLTITDCPCWMTTVKPAPQEPTTTGVTTGAPGTSTVEPSSTHDISTIVNGGNMMVPSLLGVAGIAMMLL; encoded by the coding sequence ATGCTTTTGAACCAGATCTTCGCCGCAGGTATGATGTCTGCTGTTGCCTTGGGTGCTCAGTTCTTGAACAGTACTTCTGCTTCCACTTCCACTGCTGTGGTCACTGAGACTACTGTCGTCAGTGAGTTCACCACTTACTGTCCATACCCAACCACCATTGTGACCAACAATGCCACTTACACAGTCACTGAAGCAACCACTTTGACTATCACTGACTGTCCATGTACTTTGACGACCACCAAGCCTGCCACTAAATTCACCACTGAAACTACTGTTGTCAGCGAGTTTACTACTTACTGCCCATACCCAACTACCATTGTGACCAACGGTCAATCTTACACTGTCACTGAACCAACTACTTTGACTATCACTGATTGTCCATGTTGGATGACCACCGTTAAGCCAGCTCCTCAAGAGCCAACTACTACGGGAGTCACAACCGGTGCCCCAGGTACTAGCACTGTTGAACCTTCCAGCACTCATGATATCTCCACCATTGTCAACGGTGGTAACATGATGGTCCCATCTCTATTGGGTGTCGCTGGTATTGCAATGATGCTATTGTAA
- the RAD55 gene encoding putative DNA-dependent ATPase RAD55 (similar to Saccharomyces cerevisiae RAD55 (YDR076W); ancestral locus Anc_8.200), producing the protein MPVGVSLSQLIAESPEPLVSGIESLDEALGGGFQPRSIYEVYGPPGTGKTQLGISLVERSQGPTLWIETFQTLPTSLLSPTAKQHCFRTRCTKFTQLLYLWQTLSEPYPLVIIDGLSQLLCDHMNHLEQRSSGLNNLHDTKCKHLATLFTAITKYAHQTSSMVLLLNHCMNTSHLNGALAPFEQDLDVVDDGSYFLVTSTAKRNVQVLRSALVASGVAMGPRDSRWECFLTRRIALFWQWDPSSSARNKPNKSRIAILTTPARRDAVQVPCKVQQTLHVMQDDVVWDSEG; encoded by the coding sequence ATGCCCGTGGGAGTATCGCTCTCACAGCTCATTGCAGAGAGTCCCGAGCCACTGGTAAGTGGTATCGAATCATTAGACGAAGCTCTTGGTGGCGGATTTCAACCGCGCTCAATCTACGAGGTCTACGGGCCCCCAGGTACTGGCAAAACACAGCTAGGAATCTCACTCGTAGAGCGATCTCAAGGCCCTACACTATGGATTGAGACATTTCAAACCCTACCGACAAGTTTACTCTCACCCACAGCCAAACAACACTGTTTTCGAACGCGTTGCACCAAATTTACCCAACTTCTCTACCTATGGCAAACCCTCTCTGAGCCCTATCCGCTAGTGATCATTGACGGTCTCTCCCAACTTCTTTGCGACCACATGAACCATTTGGAACAACGCTCCTCAGGCCTCAACAATTTACATGACACGAAATGTAAACACTTGGCAACCTTATTCACCGCTATAACCAAATACGCTCACCAAACAAGCTCTATGGTATTGCTGTTGAACCACTGCATGAATACGTCACACCTAAATGGCGCCTTGGCTCCCTTCGAGCAGGATCTCGATGTGGTCGATGACGGTAGCTATTTCTTGGTCACCTCTACAGCCAAGAGAAACGTGCAAGTACTACGGAGTGCCTTGGTCGCCTCAGGAGTAGCCATGGGGCCCCGCGATTCCCGATGGGAATGTTTTCTGACTCGAAGAATCGCCCTCTTTTGGCAATGGGATCCCTCCTCTTCTGCCCGCAACAAACCCAACAAGTCCAGGATTGCCATCTTGACAACACCGGCTCGCAGAGATGCCGTTCAGGTGCCTTGTAAGGTGCAGCAAACCCTCCACGTAATGCAGGACGACGTGGTGTGGGACAGTGAGGGATAA
- the PPH3 gene encoding phosphoprotein phosphatase PP4 catalytic subunit PPH3 (similar to Saccharomyces cerevisiae PPH3 (YDR075W); ancestral locus Anc_8.199) yields the protein MNVDRIISLLRQAKHISEETVYTLCLRAQELLMNESNVTRVDTPVTICGDIHGQLHDLLTLFDKSGGLEKSRYIFLGDFVDRGFYSLESFLLLLCYKLRYPDRITLIRGNHETRQITKVYGFYDEVMRKYGNSNVWRYCCEVFDYLSLGAIVNGQVFCVHGGLSPDIGTIDEIRSIDRKQEVPHEGAMCDLLWSDPDEVDSWSLSPRGAGFLFGKNEVDQFLARNDVELIARAHQLVMEGYKEMFDGGLVTVWSAPNYCYRCGNIAAVLRIDDNLERQYTIFEAVQPQNGVGNPIIPTKKPQMDYFL from the coding sequence ATGAATGTCGATAGGATAATTTCACTGCTTAGACAGGCCAAACACATCAGCGAGGAGACAGTTTACACGTTATGTCTCCGGGCCCAGGAACTGCTGATGAACGAGTCGAACGTTACGCGTGTGGACACGCCAGTGACCATCTGTGGTGATATACACGGTCAGTTACACGATTTGCTGACTCTATTCGATAAGAGTGGAGGCCTAGAGAAATCAAGGTATATCTTTTTGGGCGATTTTGTTGATCGTGGGTTTTATTCACTAGAGTCATTCCTCCTCTTACTATGTTATAAGCTAAGGTATCCGGACCGTATTACACTGATACGAGGGAACCACGAAACAAGACAAATCACCAAAGTGTATGGTTTCTATGATGAAGTGATGCGCAAGTATGGCAATAGCAACGTGTGGCGCTATTGCTGTGAAGTGTTCGACTACTTATCACTTGGAGCTATTGTCAATGGCCAAGTATTCTGTGTACATGGAGGGTTATCTCCAGACATCGGAACCATCGACGAGATAAGATCTATCGATCGTAAGCAAGAAGTACCGCACGAGGGAGCCATGTGTGATTTATTATGGAGTGATCCCGATGAGGTTGATAGTTGGTCTTTATCGCCTCGAGGAGCCGGATTCCTGTTTGGCAAGAACGAAGTGGACCAATTCTTGGCCCGTAACGACGTCGAGCTCATCGCCAGAGCACACCAGCTGGTCATGGAAGGCTACAAGGAGATGTTCGACGGTGGATTGGTTACAGTTTGGTCCGCACCAAACTACTGTTATCGCTGCGGAAACATCGCCGCAGTACTGCGAATAGACGACAACCTCGAACGTCAGTACacaatctttgaagctgTTCAACCTCAGAACGGTGTCGGAAATCCCATCATACCGACTAAGAAACCTCAGATGGACTACTTTTTGTAG
- the PEA2 gene encoding Pea2p (similar to Saccharomyces cerevisiae PEA2 (YER149C); ancestral locus Anc_8.198) yields the protein MRCDMALMGRANPVLFSDNRCDEYPMEYSELKHYLATNSIEDFPRRRSKAYTHIDFMDHLLYKSGASVDLDKKLACEYALYLVQSEEDEPVNYKVESLMALKPRSLEWYESVVNLLGSINAPDLDIPRVSGRDTLKRTRTLVKTKSDLQELTSFVLSNAIKKGIELEPVNMDDSVEFLKAAFETISTSSNDKQDPMQKDQLETAFKDLQLAHSFLTKQFENDRNEYLENIEKLQRTNKELQQRLLDYHSDLSQAEVKLQETERELNNSRERQKSFHITSPIFSRDSWNDASPVSAKSTNSNTYSIPIMRTEFKRLLTESQRKYERELQEEREARAELQRQLDNLKNN from the coding sequence ATGAGATGTGATATGGCCCTGATGGGGCGTGCAAACCCTGTGCTTTTCTCTGATAATCGTTGTGATGAGTACCCAATGGAATACAGTGAGTTAAAACACTATTTGGCAACCAATAGCATCGAAGACTTCCCAAGGCGGCGTAGCAAGGCTTATACGCACATCGACTTTATGGACCACTTGTTATACAAGTCTGGGGCGAGCGTGGATCTCGATAAGAAGCTGGCGTGTGAATATGCTCTGTATTTGGTGCAATCGGAGGAAGACGAGCCGGTAAATTACAAGGTTGAATCGTTGATGGCTTTAAAACCTAGGTCTTTGGAGTGGTACGAGAGTGTAGTGAACCTGTTGGGAAGTATCAATGCCCCTGATCTTGATATACCAAGGGTGAGTGGTCGTGATACGCTGAAACGCACCAGGACGTTAGTCAAAACCAAGAGCGATCTGCAAGAACTAACGTCGTTTGTGCTGTCAAATGCAATCAAAAAGGGTATTGAGCTCGAACCTGTAAATATGGATGACTCCgttgaattcttgaaggcGGCCTTTGAGACTATTTCTACGAGCTCCAATGATAAACAAGATCCAATGCAAAAGGACCAGTTGGAAACTGCGTTCAAGGATTTACAACTAGCGCATAGTTTTCTAACCAAGCAGTTTGAAAACGATCGAAATGAATACTTGGAGaatattgaaaaactacaaagGACAAATAAGGAATTACAGCAACGCTTACTCGATTACCATTCGGATCTATCACAGGCAGAGGTTAAGCTACAAGAAACTGAGCGAGAATTGAATAACAGCAGGGAAAGACAAAAGAGTTTTCATATCACATCACCCATCTTTTCCCGTGACTCTTGGAACGATGCTTCCCCAGTTTCTGCAAAGAGTACAAACAGTAATACATACTCGATACCGATTATGAGAACGGAGTTCAAGCGATTGTTGACCGAGAGTCAAAGGAAATACGAAAGAGAgttacaagaagaacgtGAGGCTAGAGCAGAGTTGCAACGACAACTCgacaatttgaaaaacaACTAA
- the SPT15 gene encoding TATA-binding protein (similar to Saccharomyces cerevisiae SPT15 (YER148W); ancestral locus Anc_8.197), with amino-acid sequence MAEDDRLKEFQEANRIVFDPNTRQVWENQERNANGEMQGTQVKKMPEDEAENSGTSGIVPTLQNIVATVNLGCRLDLKTVALHARNAEYNPKRFAAVIMRIREPKTTALIFASGKMVVTGAKSEDDSKLASRKYARIIQKIGFAAKFTDFKIQNIVGSCDVKFPIRLEGLAFSHGTFSSYEPELFPGLIYRMVKPKIVLLVFVSGKVVLTGAKQREEIYQAFEAIYPVLSEFRKM; translated from the coding sequence ATGGCAGAGGACGACCGGTTGAAGGAGTTTCAAGAGGCAAATAGGATTGTTTTTGATCCAAACACTAGACAAGTATGGGAGAACCAGGAAAGAAATGCAAATGGTGAAATGCAAGGAACCCAGGTTAAGAAGATGCCCGAAGATGAGGCAGAAAATTCAGGCACCTCGGGGATCGTACCTACATTGCAGAATATAGTGGCAACTGTGAATTTGGGTTGTCGTCTGGATCTAAAGACAGTGGCGCTGCATGCCCGTAACGCAGAGTACAATCCCAAGCGGTTTGCAGCTGTTATTATGCGTATCAGGGAGCCTAAGACAACTGCACTGATCTTTGCATCTGGTAAGATGGTTGTTACCGGTGCCAAAAGTGAGGACGATTCGAAACTTGCGAGTCGGAAGTATGCTAGAATTATTCAGAAAATTGGGTTTGCAGCAAAGTTCACtgatttcaagatccaAAATATTGTGGGTTCCTGTGACGTCAAGTTCCCAATTCGTTTGGAGGGTCTAGCCTTTAGCCACGGTACTTTCTCGTCTTACGAACCGGAGTTATTCCCCGGTCTAATCTATAGAATGGTTAAACCCAAGATTGTGTTGTTGGTCTTTGTATCGGGTAAAGTTGTGCTTACCGGTGCCAAGCAAAGAGAGGAAATCTATCAGGCCTTCGAAGCCATATATCCGGTGTTGAGTGAATTTAGGAAGATGTAA